In one window of Frigoriglobus tundricola DNA:
- the aroF gene encoding 3-deoxy-7-phosphoheptulonate synthase, with product MILVIRPDATLEQIDHVIETVRELGFTPHVSRGESRTIVGVIGDEAKPQVENFSAIPGVEQVHRILKPFKLASREFHKPDSAVYVGKVKIGAGSLAMIAGPCAVENYEVMDTVAKYVKAGGANILRGGAFKPRTSPYAFQGMGEDGLKILKDVGQKYDMPVVTEVMDPRQVDLVCRYTDMLQIGARNMQNFDLLKECGKANKPVLLKRGMSATVKDLLMSAEYILAEGNKDVVLVERGVRSFEDSTRNMLDMSAVPNVKGQSHLPIIVDPSHATGRPDLIPAMCRASVAAGADGVHVEVHNCPEKAMSDGPQALLPHQFLDLMGDLRRLATAMGCEFWAPPEK from the coding sequence ATGATCCTCGTCATCCGGCCCGACGCGACCCTCGAACAGATTGACCACGTCATCGAGACGGTGCGCGAACTGGGCTTTACCCCGCACGTCAGCCGCGGCGAGAGCCGCACCATCGTCGGCGTGATCGGCGACGAGGCGAAGCCGCAAGTGGAGAACTTTTCGGCGATCCCGGGCGTGGAACAGGTGCACCGCATCTTGAAGCCGTTCAAACTGGCCAGCCGCGAGTTCCACAAGCCGGACAGCGCGGTGTACGTTGGCAAAGTGAAAATCGGGGCCGGCAGCCTCGCCATGATCGCCGGGCCGTGCGCCGTCGAGAACTACGAGGTGATGGACACCGTCGCCAAGTACGTGAAGGCCGGCGGGGCGAACATCCTCCGGGGCGGCGCGTTCAAGCCGCGGACCAGCCCGTACGCCTTCCAGGGCATGGGCGAGGACGGGCTCAAGATCCTCAAGGACGTGGGCCAGAAGTACGACATGCCGGTCGTCACCGAGGTGATGGACCCGCGGCAGGTCGATCTCGTGTGCCGGTACACCGACATGCTCCAGATCGGCGCCCGCAACATGCAGAACTTCGACCTCCTCAAGGAGTGCGGAAAGGCCAACAAGCCCGTGCTGCTCAAGCGCGGCATGAGCGCGACGGTGAAGGACCTTCTGATGTCCGCCGAGTACATCCTGGCCGAGGGCAACAAGGACGTGGTGCTCGTGGAACGCGGGGTGCGGAGCTTCGAGGACAGCACGCGGAACATGCTCGACATGAGCGCGGTTCCGAACGTGAAGGGCCAGAGCCACCTGCCGATCATCGTGGACCCCTCGCACGCCACCGGCCGCCCGGACCTGATCCCGGCCATGTGCCGGGCGTCGGTCGCCGCCGGGGCCGACGGGGTTCACGTCGAGGTCCACAACTGCCCCGAAAAGGCCATGTCCGACGGCCCGCAGGCGCTCCTGCCGCACCAGTTCCTTGATCTGATGGGCGACCTCCGCCGGCTCGCCACCGCGATGGGGTGCGAGTTCTGGGCGCCGCCCGAGAAGTGA
- the pheA gene encoding prephenate dehydratase, which yields MARKSDSGPSQPSPDKAATHLAALRGQIDKLDLSILDLLNKRAAVAAQIGKVKEGQGGDVFSAAREEVVLANVLVANKGPLDAITIKAIFRELISGSRAIQRQQKIAYLGPEFSYSHLAAIQRFGEASLYNRTANIATVFEEVIRKHADFGVVPLENSTDGRIADTLDLFIRFPDQVKICSEIRLRVRHHLLANCQQSEVRRVYSKAQALSQCRNWLSKNLPQASLHEVASTSDAAKLVLTEPHVAAVASRQAAVRWGINVLAEGVEDSPFNETRFAVIGLSDSARTGNDKTALMFQISHTPGALADVLAAFKSNKINLTWIESFPYREAKGQYVFFVDFEGHRDDQRIKKVLAALDSICDAVTVLGSFPMAQVADE from the coding sequence ATGGCGCGTAAGAGCGATTCTGGTCCGAGTCAGCCGTCGCCCGACAAAGCGGCCACCCATCTGGCCGCGCTGCGCGGTCAGATCGACAAGCTCGACCTGAGCATTTTGGACCTGTTGAACAAACGCGCGGCGGTTGCCGCGCAGATCGGCAAAGTGAAAGAGGGTCAGGGCGGGGACGTGTTTTCCGCCGCCCGCGAGGAGGTGGTTCTCGCCAACGTCCTCGTGGCGAACAAGGGGCCGCTCGACGCGATCACTATCAAGGCCATCTTCCGCGAACTCATCAGCGGTTCGCGGGCGATCCAGCGCCAGCAGAAGATCGCCTACCTGGGGCCGGAGTTCAGTTACAGCCACCTCGCCGCGATCCAGCGGTTCGGCGAGGCGTCGCTGTACAACCGGACGGCGAACATCGCGACCGTGTTCGAGGAGGTGATCCGCAAGCACGCCGACTTCGGCGTGGTGCCGTTGGAGAATTCGACCGACGGGCGGATCGCGGACACGCTCGACCTGTTCATCCGCTTCCCCGATCAGGTGAAGATCTGCTCGGAAATCCGGCTCCGGGTGCGGCACCACCTGCTCGCCAACTGCCAGCAGTCGGAGGTGCGCCGGGTGTACTCGAAGGCCCAGGCGCTCTCGCAGTGCCGCAACTGGCTGTCGAAGAACCTGCCGCAGGCGTCGCTGCACGAGGTGGCGAGCACGTCCGACGCGGCGAAACTGGTGCTGACCGAGCCGCACGTGGCGGCGGTGGCGAGCCGGCAGGCGGCGGTGCGGTGGGGGATCAACGTGCTGGCCGAGGGCGTCGAGGACTCGCCGTTCAACGAGACGCGGTTCGCGGTGATCGGCCTCTCCGATTCGGCCCGCACCGGAAACGACAAGACGGCGCTGATGTTCCAGATCAGCCACACGCCCGGCGCACTGGCCGACGTGCTGGCGGCGTTCAAGTCGAACAAGATCAACCTGACGTGGATCGAATCGTTCCCGTACCGCGAGGCGAAGGGGCAGTACGTGTTCTTCGTGGACTTCGAGGGCCACCGCGACGACCAGAGGATCAAGAAGGTGCTGGCCGCGCTGGATTCGATCTGCGACGCCGTGACCGTACTCGGCTCGTTCCCGATGGCGCAGGTGGCGGACGAGTAG
- the dnaK gene encoding molecular chaperone DnaK: MAEEKIIGIDLGTTNSVVAVMDGTVVKVIPNQDGNPTTPSVVAFTDKGDRLVGDQAKRQAVTNPKRTIYSIKRFMGRRHNEVESEEKLVPYKLVGGPNDLVKVDIDGKQFSPPEISAMILRKLKEAAEAYLGHTVRKAVITVPAYFNDAQRQATIDAAAIAGFDTEYEIRGKDGKVVKQRMRIINEPTAGALAYALDKKKDEKIAVFDLGGGTFDISILDVGEDGVFQVKSTNGDTHLGGDDFDQVLIDHIADDFKKQNGIDLRKDPMAMQRLKVAAEQAKKDLSQQVNVDINLPFITADENRNPLHLVMSITRNQFERLVEHLIERCKKPVLAALKDAKLTPQQIDEVVMVGGMTRMPRVQALVKEIFGKEGHRGVNPDEVVAIGAAIQGAQLLLGAAADIQLLDVTPLSLGLETLGGVMTVMIPRNTTIPKKASDKFTTAVDNQPSVEVQVFQGERPMAQDNKKIGTFHLDGIPPAPRQVPQIEVTFEIDANGVLSVSAKDLGTGKQQQIRIEGSSGMTKDEVEKMKRDAELHADEDKSKREFADAKNAAEGRIHQIEKMFTDAGDKITEQDKAPINAAITKVKDAIGRNDLAAVKAATAELEQASGAMAQHLYAKSAGGAGGPTPSEGPTGRKDGPDDVIDAEYEVKK, encoded by the coding sequence ATGGCGGAAGAAAAGATTATCGGCATCGACCTCGGGACCACCAACTCGGTCGTCGCCGTGATGGACGGCACCGTGGTGAAGGTGATCCCGAACCAGGACGGCAACCCGACCACGCCGTCGGTGGTCGCGTTCACGGACAAGGGGGACCGGCTGGTCGGGGACCAGGCCAAGCGGCAGGCGGTCACCAACCCGAAGCGCACGATCTACTCGATCAAGCGGTTCATGGGCCGGCGGCACAACGAGGTGGAGAGCGAGGAGAAGCTGGTCCCGTACAAGCTGGTGGGCGGGCCGAACGACCTGGTGAAGGTGGACATCGACGGCAAGCAGTTCTCGCCGCCGGAGATCTCGGCGATGATCCTGCGGAAGCTCAAGGAGGCGGCGGAGGCGTACCTGGGCCACACGGTCCGCAAGGCGGTCATCACGGTCCCGGCGTACTTCAACGACGCCCAGCGCCAGGCCACCATCGACGCGGCCGCCATCGCCGGGTTCGACACCGAGTACGAGATCCGGGGCAAGGACGGCAAGGTCGTTAAGCAGCGGATGCGGATCATCAACGAGCCCACGGCCGGGGCCCTGGCGTACGCCCTGGACAAGAAGAAGGACGAGAAGATCGCCGTGTTCGACCTGGGCGGGGGCACGTTCGACATCTCGATCCTGGACGTGGGCGAGGACGGCGTGTTCCAGGTGAAGAGCACCAACGGGGACACGCACCTGGGCGGCGACGACTTCGACCAGGTGCTGATCGACCACATCGCCGACGACTTCAAGAAGCAGAACGGCATCGACCTGCGGAAGGACCCGATGGCGATGCAGCGGCTCAAGGTGGCCGCGGAGCAGGCCAAGAAGGACCTGAGCCAGCAGGTGAACGTGGACATCAACCTGCCGTTCATCACGGCGGACGAGAACCGCAACCCGCTGCACCTGGTCATGTCGATCACCCGCAACCAGTTCGAGCGGCTGGTGGAGCACCTGATCGAGCGGTGCAAGAAGCCGGTGCTCGCGGCCCTCAAGGACGCGAAGCTGACCCCGCAGCAGATCGACGAGGTGGTGATGGTGGGCGGCATGACCCGGATGCCGCGCGTGCAGGCCCTGGTGAAGGAGATCTTCGGCAAGGAGGGGCACCGCGGGGTGAACCCGGACGAGGTGGTAGCCATCGGCGCCGCCATCCAGGGCGCGCAGCTGCTCCTCGGGGCCGCGGCCGACATCCAGTTGCTCGACGTGACGCCGCTGTCGCTCGGCCTGGAGACCCTCGGCGGGGTGATGACGGTGATGATCCCGCGCAACACCACGATCCCGAAGAAGGCGTCCGACAAGTTCACCACCGCCGTGGACAACCAGCCGTCGGTAGAAGTGCAGGTGTTCCAGGGCGAGCGGCCGATGGCCCAGGACAACAAGAAAATCGGCACGTTCCACCTGGACGGCATCCCGCCGGCGCCGCGACAGGTGCCGCAGATCGAAGTGACCTTCGAGATCGACGCCAACGGCGTGCTGTCCGTGTCCGCGAAGGACCTGGGCACCGGGAAGCAGCAGCAGATCCGGATCGAGGGCTCGTCCGGCATGACCAAGGACGAGGTGGAGAAGATGAAGCGGGACGCCGAACTGCACGCGGACGAGGACAAGTCCAAGCGCGAGTTCGCGGACGCGAAGAACGCGGCGGAGGGCCGCATCCACCAGATCGAGAAGATGTTCACGGACGCCGGCGACAAGATCACCGAACAGGACAAGGCCCCGATCAACGCGGCGATTACCAAGGTCAAGGACGCGATCGGGCGCAACGACCTGGCGGCGGTGAAGGCCGCGACGGCCGAACTGGAACAGGCGTCCGGGGCGATGGCCCAGCACCTGTACGCGAAGTCGGCCGGCGGGGCGGGCGGCCCGACCCCCTCGGAAGGCCCGACCGGCAGGAAGGACGGGCCGGACGACGTGATCGATGCCGAATACGAGGTGAAGAAGTAA
- a CDS encoding DUF1549 domain-containing protein: MWARNLLFVAVVIGGALTLRASLFPSSTDARKVKFDPGLTQGDDFRAVVHHVDAAFRTEWHDRGLTAAPRATDLAVARRLSLALTGSVPALEELRQFETQPAESRLDGWANHLLADRRFADYFAERLARAYVGTEDGPLIAYRKRRYLAWLSDELLKNTSYAEIVRQMISAQGLNTDKPAVNFIAATFDETRKAPDPEKLAIRVSRAFLGLRIDCAQCHDHFLEPSWKQTHFQALAAFFGQATHVITNVADGGAGEYRFEDRVHGGTHEVAPAVPMRPDLLPADGTRRERLAAWVTHPDNVYFSRAKVNRVWAMMFGRPLLARIEAQTLDEPVPPALDVLANDFARHGHDLKRLILLIASTDVFRLDSAAPFEITDAHDAAWAAFPLTRLRPEQVIGSVIQAASVTTIDQRSHVFTRLKRYFNERDFVKRYGDAADDEFAKSSGTIPQRLLMMNGDLVDGKAKEELLNASTQIALFAAGDGAAVETAYLSVLTRPPTPAERDHFTAKLAGTTGDARKRRLADLYWVLFNSTELSFNH, from the coding sequence ATGTGGGCCAGAAATTTACTCTTCGTCGCAGTCGTCATCGGTGGGGCGCTCACGCTGCGTGCGAGCCTCTTTCCGTCATCCACCGACGCGCGAAAGGTGAAGTTCGATCCGGGTTTGACTCAGGGCGACGACTTCCGGGCGGTTGTTCATCACGTCGATGCCGCGTTCCGCACGGAATGGCACGATAGGGGGCTCACTGCGGCTCCGCGGGCGACCGACCTCGCCGTCGCCCGGCGGCTGTCACTCGCACTCACGGGGAGCGTCCCGGCGCTTGAAGAACTCCGGCAGTTCGAGACCCAACCGGCCGAATCGCGTCTCGATGGCTGGGCGAACCACCTGCTCGCCGATCGGCGGTTCGCCGACTACTTTGCGGAGCGGCTCGCCCGTGCCTACGTCGGCACCGAGGACGGCCCCCTCATTGCCTACCGCAAACGGCGCTACCTCGCGTGGCTGTCGGACGAGCTGCTGAAGAACACCTCGTATGCGGAAATCGTGCGGCAGATGATTTCGGCGCAGGGGTTGAACACGGACAAGCCCGCGGTGAACTTCATCGCCGCGACCTTCGACGAGACCCGGAAGGCGCCGGACCCCGAGAAGCTCGCGATCCGCGTGTCGCGTGCGTTCCTCGGGCTGCGGATCGACTGCGCCCAGTGCCACGACCATTTCCTGGAGCCGTCCTGGAAGCAGACCCATTTTCAGGCGCTCGCCGCGTTCTTCGGCCAGGCCACGCACGTCATCACGAACGTTGCGGACGGCGGGGCAGGGGAGTACCGGTTCGAGGACCGCGTTCACGGCGGCACGCACGAGGTCGCGCCGGCCGTCCCGATGCGGCCCGACCTGTTACCGGCCGATGGCACGCGGCGCGAGCGGCTCGCGGCCTGGGTCACGCACCCGGACAACGTGTACTTTTCCCGGGCCAAGGTGAATCGCGTGTGGGCGATGATGTTCGGCCGCCCGCTGCTGGCGCGGATCGAGGCGCAAACCCTCGATGAGCCCGTTCCGCCGGCGCTCGACGTTCTCGCGAACGACTTTGCCCGGCACGGTCACGACCTGAAGCGGCTCATTTTGCTGATCGCGTCCACAGACGTGTTCCGGCTGGACAGCGCGGCCCCGTTCGAGATCACCGACGCCCACGACGCGGCCTGGGCGGCGTTCCCGCTCACGCGGCTGCGGCCGGAACAGGTGATCGGCAGCGTGATTCAGGCGGCGTCGGTGACCACGATCGATCAGCGCTCCCACGTGTTCACGCGGCTGAAGCGGTACTTCAACGAAAGAGACTTCGTGAAGCGGTACGGCGACGCCGCCGACGACGAGTTCGCGAAATCGAGCGGCACGATCCCGCAGCGCCTGTTAATGATGAACGGCGACCTCGTGGACGGGAAGGCGAAGGAGGAGCTGTTGAACGCCTCGACGCAGATCGCGCTGTTCGCCGCGGGCGACGGCGCGGCGGTCGAGACCGCGTACCTCTCGGTACTCACGCGCCCTCCGACGCCCGCGGAGCGCGACCACTTCACGGCGAAACTCGCCGGCACGACGGGCGACGCCCGCAAGCGGCGGTTGGCGGATCTGTACTGGGTGTTGTTCAACAGCACCGAATTGAGTTTTAATCACTGA